In Conger conger chromosome 5, fConCon1.1, whole genome shotgun sequence, the DNA window atcggtgcacagccattttcagatctctccagagatgttcaatcggattcaagtctgggctctggctgggtcactcaaggacattcagagagttgtcctgaagccactcctttgatatcttggctgtgtgcttagggtcgttgtcctgctgaaagatgaaccgtctccccagtctgaggtcaagagcactctggaacaggttttcatccaggatgtctctgtacattgctgcattcatctttccctcagtctcccagttcctgccactgaaaaacatccccacagcatgatgctgccaccaccttgcttcactgtagggatggtattggccaggtaatgagcggtgcctggtttcctccaaacatgatgcctggcattcacgccaaagaggtcaatctttgtctcatcagaccagagaattttgtttctcatggtctgagagtccttcaggtggcttttggcaaactccaggcaggctgctatgtgccttttactaaggagtggcttccgtctggccactctaccatacaggcctgattggtggattgctgcagagatgattgtacttctggaaggttctcctctctccacagaggaatgctggagctctgacagagtgaccatcgggttcttggtcacctccctgactaaggcccttctcccctgattgctcagtttagatgggcggccagctctaggaagagtcctggtggttctgaactttttccatttatggatgatggaggccactgtgctcattgggaccttcaaagcagcagaaattcttctgtacccttccccagatttgtgcctcgagacaatcctgtctcggaggtctacagacaattcctttgactgcactgtcaactgtgggaccttatatagacaggtgtgtgcctttccaaatcatgtccaatcaactgaatttaccacaggtggactctaattaagctgtagaaatactgtgaatacttatgtacatgtgatttcttagtttcttattttgaataaatttaaacttctttcatgttgtcattatggggtgttgtgtgtagaatttagaggaaaaaaatgaatttattccattttggaataaggctgtaacataacaaaatgtgggaaaagtgaagcgctatgaatactttccggatgcactgtagtgGGCTGGGACATGCAAAAATGCTGTTTTCTAGATGCTGTaggtacatttatttaatgtttatgtttgtaatatttatttgaaacgTATATGTAATTGTTGTACAGGACACTTTACTTAcgtgtaaaatgttttttccttcacatgcatatttgtacatttaataTCAGTGGGACACAAATGGCAATTTATTAGTCATGAGAAATATTCAAAATTGAAAGATTCTATTTTCTCTGTCATTTACAATGGGCAGTTGCTGCCATGTTCTATTTGGAATTGAATATATTTCACACCTAACTTAAATCTTCAAATTATAAAACCTTATAAACAGGTattaacatttacagtatattttaaaaaaacacacaaacttgGAATTACCAAAGGTGGGTGTGGCCTTCTTGTCATTTAACAGATCTTATCTGAGGTGAAATAAGAATTAGTCAATTAGTATGTACtagtaaaaaaaaagcatattctCAAAAGAAAAGATGGCATACAGAAATGGAATTATGCAATAACTGTCTGGCATTGGTTACCAGATGTGAGTTGACTGTGACAAAAGTATATTATACAAAAAAGGtaacacatttaattttcagGTACTCTATCTGAGTCATTTTGATTCAGTAAGTTAGCATCATCAGTGGACTATAAAAGCATGGCAagaatgtgcatgtatgtttgaaACCATGATATAATCAGTACAGCATCAATGAGATTTGTAATTATACTTCAGGGGCCCTGAATTATACTTCAaggacacattttaaaaaggaagCTTTGACTGCATATTCTTTAATAAAGACAGActgatttcaataaaaaaaactacttgAATTGTGTGttgatttttcatttcaataactACACTTTAGTTTTAAAACTGCAGAGATATTATAATCAGTACTCATTCATCCTTCCAAAATATTAAGTCAAAcagtagttttttatttttagacagCCATGcaagtgggtagcactgttgcctctcagctaggaggtcctgggttcaaatcccagcctGGGCCCTTATTCTCCCTGTGCTTGGCCTCTGGctaagacatgcaggtcaggttcATTGGAGATTCTAAAATGGTTCAAGGTATGAGTATGTGGCTGCTGCTCAGGAGGCCATAGATCAGGCATAAATCAGTCGTAACATAGAAAATAAAGATTTcatatttgtaatataaaatatgtgcaTCACATAGCatatagtactgtatataaaatgacTGACAATTTcttgtgaaatggaaaaagaaattGAGCTGCATGTGCATTAAGGTGCATTACCTCATGAACAGCAAGTAGAAAAATTATAGGAACTACCAGTCTAGCTCCATAGTTGATGCGTTTATACTGTACTGCTGGGTAACTCGGTGAATAGGCtagtcatacatttttttacccCTCCTTGGCTGCAAAAGGCATTTATTGACATGCCTTTAGAATACCTTAATGCATTCAATTTCACAAAAAAGCAAGCCCTAAAAAtcgcttaaaaaaaataattttcttaattACATGCTTAAGAACGTAAAAATCACAGCAGTACAAATTCCCCTTCTCCCAAAAGTAACAGAGAATGACAGCTTGACTTTCCTACAGGCAGAAAGGTGGTAAAGACACACAAGGTGGTAAAGACACACAAGGACCCCAgttgttatatttttattacaagGACAGACTTCTATTTTATTGCGCCATACTAGTCTGCAGTAGGTTTAGAAGACAGAACATattgaggacacagtagtttCGGGACGCCCACATTCAGCAAAATCAGGAAATCGGTGTGGAAATCAGCGGTCAATCGTTCATCCAGAGGGTGCATTTACTTCACACTGCTCAGTTGTCTTTGGCTGGTCTGTTCCACCTGGGGAGTCCCACATGGGTTGCTTGATGTGCTCTGGAATCTTCAATAGCTCAGTCTAGACAGGTGAACACAGATTGAACAAATGGTGTCAACAGAATATATCATTCACTTGCATCTGTTACCCATGCCAACATACAAGGGtaaaaccttttattttattttatttaaagcacTGAAAACATACTGATTTGGAGGATGCAAACAACAATTGTGAGGTGATAAACAGCTAAATGTAGCCCTTGGAAACAATCAGTTACTCATTTATCCAATCAGTTACTTAAAGTACTTGCATGCTGAAACACCAAACACAGAAGATACTGCGGCCTTCCAAGACCTGAGCATGAGATCCCTGATCCCAAAGGGGatattgctttcattttctcttttggATCAGGGATCACAAACTGTTACTGTACTGAATGTTAGGTAGTACATTTATCAATTAGCATCATCTTAGAGCTTAGCTTTAGTTGAAGTCAATTTTCATTACCAGAACAGGTAGACTCCCATGTTCCTCCAAGTATTATCCAGACAAAGTATGTGCACAGTCTGGTTTGATCAAAGGGTATGGTCATGTTTCAATGCTGTTAACATTGTGAAAGAAAAAGGCCAATTATGGTCTCGGGACAAATAAGATCAGAAACCTATACAGCTGGCCTTTTGTCTAATTTATTTGTTGAACAGGGCTTATTCATTTCTTCTTTGGGCAGCCAACTTGACAGTTCAGCTCAAGCCTTCTCAAGGCAGTGTGGCAACAAGacttattttcattagtctaCTTTAGACTACTTAAGTACTTAAATATAACAGAGAAAACTGAGGTAGAGCACTAGTGTTGTTTTGAGCCTGGAGCCAGTCGatacaaaatggaaaattcCAATGGGAATGGAAATAATATTGCAAACCCATAAGTATTCCATCATTGACTCTGCAGAATGGTTTCTAATCAAGTATAAGTGTATAAATAGCAGTTGTGTTTCTATAGAAGGGGCCTGTTAAATTttagaaaacattttgaaaggtCAGAAACCTTTTGTACTGGCAAGAACACAGAATAATCTTCATGCAAAGCTCGCAAATTATTTCAAACCACATTGTTTACAATGAATGTTGGAATTCCAAGTCAGGTTCCAAATTCCTGGCAAGATCCATctttatattattttcattttataatgaATATTTAAACATCTACTCAATTCACTCTCTGCGCGTAACCAGCAATTGAAGGTGTGTGTAGCGACTTTTTGATCAAACAAAGGTCGCCGAGAGGCTTAGCATGGCTCGTTGCCGTCTCACTCGTTCCATTGAATTCATGTCCAGTCGAAAGTAAAGTTTATGGTGTTTATTACGATCGAAGTCAAACGATATTAAACGTGATGAAActtattcaaacaaacaaaacgaaaACATGATGTGGCGTACGGTTAACAGAAAATATCCCAACCCAActaaccccctctctctctgtcctcctgtcCAAGGCCCACCCCCCACCTATGTAGGtaaaaccacacccacacattttTCTGTTGATAACTTAATATGGATGGgcattttcagcattttcatGGTTTGGATAACTGGTGAAAGCATGCTCCAATAGGCTGGAACACCaccaaaacaatacaattcagTAAGCACATTCATTAGATAACTAAATAACGTTTCAAGAAAACTTGGGGatggcaaaaaaacaacaacaaaaaatgactTCATGAATTTATGGTTGCATAAAAGACAACATACAGTTTTTAGTTTGTCTATAGTTTTCACCATGTAATATTTCCAAGGCATTACATGCAAGGGGTGATTGCATGAAAAtggcaacataaaaaaaaaaaacactattacCAAAATATTCAGCAATAGGCTACTTGCTGAACCTAGCCTGTAGAACACTGCCTGAGGAAGAAGAATAGGCTGCTGGTAGACAGAGTAGTAGTGTGACTTTGCGCTTAATTtttccaaatttaaaaaaaaggttttgctaATTTAATTGTGCACCAGAAACCCCTGCCGCTGATTGGGAGCCCATAAGTCCATCAGACAAACCCCCCTAAAGTGTCCTCCTCTGACACGTCTGTGCTAGCTTGTAAACTGTTGCATGATAAGAAACACTGGTTGACATCATACGTTTCAGAGTAGGGATTTCACAAGAACCGATACTTCAGTAGCCAGtcaaataatactaataatgttTTTCTACAGTACTGATGGTGCCGAGTCAATTCTATCACCTACCAACATAGAGAACATAGTGAAAATGGGGAATAGTAGTGCTTCTTCAGTGACGGATCCACCAAACACACCTCAAACCCACCAAGCACTTACAGCCAAGCTGAACAAGCTAGGTTACGGTATGGAAAGTAGATCAAGCTCTTGGAGACACTTACCTTGGTTACTGCCATGGCCACTCCTTCCGGCAGATTCCGCTGAATATATTCTAGGTACACCTTAGCTGTGGAGCCTGTCAGACGTGCCAGCTACAAAGACAGAAGACTAATAAACTATTTCACAACTTTCTCCAAACTAATTTTCTACAACCACGAAAAACGTTTGGCTGGCATGAAGAGAAGAGAGCCGTTTATGTAGAAAGTCAACACATTTGTCACAGACCTACACATGGCTGAATGCCACTGAGAAATCAGGCTCCAAGGCCAGTAACATGCACCACAATCCAGAATGTAATCCTGACAGTATCTGAAAGGGCAGGAGGGAGTACGGTATCTGCACAGGCGGCAGAGCAGCTGTGCAGCTCAGATGATGGACCGCAGAGATGAAATGTGGTGTGGTTCCATGAAAAAGTAGAAAACGGCCATACAACAGCAATTAGCTACACTAAATTTAGCTGGTGTGAACCAAAAAAAGATACCAGATTAGCAGACATCgtcacccttgataaatatgcacaaaataatgtaaactaaaaaaaataacagctgagtctcttggccatgtctgcatgcttgtatgcatttagttggtgGCACAGGATTTGCTgattatttgcatgaataagctggtatacaggtctacctaataaagaggtcactgagtgtagcttAAGACCCGTGTTGTCTATTATATGCAATCTTTTTTCTAGGGTGCCATtgattctggagctgactgtagcCGGCTCAACAGGATTGAAATGTGGTCCCTAGGgtggcctgtaacgtagtggttaaggtacatgactgcgacttgcaaggtcgatggttcgaaTCCCGTTGTAGCCAGAATGAAATCCgcagagccgttgggcccttgagcaaggcccttaaaaacctgcattgctccaggagaggattgtcccctgcttagtctaatcaactgtacgtcactctggataagagcgtctgccaagtgccattaaagtaatgtaatgtctcctcCTGGGAGGgacatggaggaggaggaggaggaggagtctcACCTCTATGCACCTATAGTGGGTCCTCATCTCGTACTGAACTCTGTGCTTCTTGTAGATATGAACAGACTTGAGGAGGGTCATTCTCTCAATGGTCTTTTTTGGTTCGCTTCTGAAATAAATTCCGCCATTCATGTAATCATTTAAGAGGGCAATAAAGGAGCACCCCACAGCCAGAAAGCACTCTTTACCAAAGCACTGGAAGCCCTTTATTCTGGGGATACAAAGATCTTTGCTAAGCAATCATGAGCCTAAAAGATCCAATATAATTTTATACACTGTACCATTCATTGTTTTAGCAAGTGAAAGGGACTAGGAAGACAAGTTCTGTAATTTgccattttttccccactcaGTTGACAAGTATGCTTCTCTCTCATGGACAAGCTCACAGGCACTTCTCTGCTGCTGGGAAATAGGTCTCAAGGACAGTTACTTCCACTCTCCTGTAATAGGGCTCAAAGTCCCATACTTAATCTAACCTGGATGATAGGGCTCAAGGGCACATTCAGGATTTCCTGTAACATGGGAGACAGGGCTGAAAAGCACCCAGTTCCACTGTTCTGGCAGACAGTGTTCAGGGGCACTTACACTTTGCCAATGTTAATGCCCAGCTCCTGTGCAGCCAATGTGGCGAAGAACTCATAGCTGTCCAGAACAGCACGGTCGTGGCCCTTCACCAGCACGGCCACTGTCTGGTACAGAGTGTCTGGCTCATCTGTAACAGTTatctaacacaaacacaacctggGTTATAGCAGCAGGGGTCAACATGCAGAATTTTGTCTGAACAATGTGTGGTTTTTAAGACAACATAGTACATAGTCACTAAATAATGAgcgtttaaaaaatgtgtatgcTATATAGTCACTGAAAATGAGTTGAGCAGAAGTTAACAAGCCACCCAGGGAAAGAATAATGAATCACTTATAAGGCAGCGTGACATACAGCGACTGAATGACAAATGGTGCTGTAGCCAGCATAACTTACATTTGGAATAGCAGTGTTCTGAGAAACccctgtgtgcacacatgcagcAGGACTTATGCAGGGGAGTCTGTTCCTGTTTGAGTAAGCAAAATAAAGGCACACAATGCTGAGTTGATTACTTAatgtacacaaataaatatgtattagaTATATTCTGTCACCCATAACCAACAATGCTGGTACACTACAGATATTGCAAATATTGTAAACACCTGCCTATCCCAttcataaatatataatcaggttaatttatttttggcaCAAAATACCCTCATAATACAACAGACAGACAATGACTAAGAGTTATGTAATAAACAAGGAGACTTATGGGGAGCAAGCATAACATAGATGTGATAAAACTACCCTTGCTTTAGTCCATCCAGAAAGAACACTTCAGTTGCAAGCATTAACCTGAAACATTCTTTCTGCAAAGTCATTTTCTGTATGAATTCTAGGGAATCCGAAATGTCAAATGTACCACCCAATGTAACGTGACGTTGTACCTTCGGTAACTCTTGACTGCCTGAGGTTTTCCTGTgacctgaaaataataataaataaataaatcaaataaaaatcacGCTGGTATTCCCTAGCCACGAGAGCCAAATGACTTCCCTTTTAGAAGTCTAGTCCTAACGTAATTGAAGAGTGCTAAGCCAAACGTCTAGCTATCGAAAGATCAAAGCTT includes these proteins:
- the mrps10 gene encoding small ribosomal subunit protein uS10m, with product MPLTGMAASAFLARTVRSLCVTLRVSSQVTGKPQAVKSYRRNRLPCISPAACVHTGVSQNTAIPNITVTDEPDTLYQTVAVLVKGHDRAVLDSYEFFATLAAQELGINIGKVSEPKKTIERMTLLKSVHIYKKHRVQYEMRTHYRCIELARLTGSTAKVYLEYIQRNLPEGVAMAVTKTELLKIPEHIKQPMWDSPGGTDQPKTTEQCEVNAPSG